A DNA window from Camelina sativa cultivar DH55 chromosome 17, Cs, whole genome shotgun sequence contains the following coding sequences:
- the LOC104755070 gene encoding DNA replication ATP-dependent helicase/nuclease DNA2-like isoform X1, with product MPPRKKPKSSASKLNKESSANSSQPSSIQQLFRRHIQNSQSTSNSHTSTADHPVDQQNVNGLASDTAVLTPQNPLGTLIEIPDDPKDMDQQQLTEASPEISKNLRRFSPGMLIKPSQVEAGGEITWKFSPVNERLRAAAKQIPKMMDLTENSLGIKSSTIRPCSLDKTQCPTSGITSKVEQWLSSPSKKVSKRPTFAANRVMERVKPSADGELEIFNTSSSGNSPFQTPPSLSCPPNKLPSTVTCSAACGLTGGGQHKRALLELLDQVEDVISADDKTANDVGTVLAQVRVEDDSMCSVVDYAVDEGPTLPKKHSSRSPDSYFLVLEVSEKRGLAGSSRVQCPYKVLRLLDEHTGVECALYLWDEWFYSTVSPGDSINVIGEFDGDGKCDVDHQNNFLILHPDTLIAGTRVAASFGCPRRTVLDERLRSNEHAAAALDGTLLHQVFQAGLTQESPSEEGLQEYASIVIKKNIESLYACGVHERDVKATLFGAIPKMLGWIRHFRYPKDSGIPTVNFGSTIGEKKVKISEVIDIEEMSWAPKYGLKGMIDASVRVIVESDMNTVNEKIMPLEFKSGKAPGGQSSTEHSAQVILYTLLMSERYLKHIDNGLLYYLKSEQTHGISVQRSDLVGLIIRRNELANDILVASTTQQLPPMLRNPNMCGYCRHLDVCTIYHKADGGNAESSGLGDVFDTHVSHLSNLHFKFLQHWDRLIDLEAREMQLLRKDIAHPHGSKGSHSANYLSSMVLDMTNGFPHHNTHKETRFIYRFVRQNSSNSRERVPSEDTIMTGTPATDDLDSKLRTGDRVVLRTEFSHLTVANGIIADISRNHVSVSLSKRLRLPWSEPSSEASNLSHEVWRIYKDEFMTSFSVMRFNLMQLFVQNGQSIRKMIVDLEPPRFDNGSILSQDPAISYIWSEKSLNNDQRQAILKILTAKDYALILGMPGTGKTSTMVHAVKALLIRGSSILLASYTNSAVDNLLIKLKAQGIEFLRIGRDEAVHEEVRESCFSAMDMCSVEDIKNKLDQVKVVASTCLGINSPLLVNRRFDVCIVDEAGQIALPVSIGPLLFASTFVLVGDHYQLPPLVQSTEARENGMGISLFRRLSEAHPHAISVLQNQYRMCRGIMELSNALIYGDRLCCGSAEVANATLMLPTSSSTSSWLKKVLEPTRTVLFVNTDMLRAFEAKDQNAINNPVEASIIAEIVEELVNNGVDGKEIGIITPYNSQAILIQHAIPTTSVEIHTIDKYQGRDKDCILVSFVRSREKPRSSASSLLGDWHRINVALTRAKKKLIMVGSQRTLSRVPLLMLLLNKVKEQSGILTLLPGDLKP from the exons ATGCCACCAAGAAAGAAGCCAAAGTCTTCAGCTTCGAAATTAAACAAAGAGTCTTCAGCCAATTCGTCACAACCTTCCAGCATCCAGCAGTTGTTCCGTCGACATATTCAGAACTCCCAATCGACTTCAAACTCTCATACCTCAACTGCTGACCACCCTGTTGATCAACAGAATGTGAATGGTCTTGCCTCTGACACCGCAGTTTTAACGCCTCAAAACCCTCTAGGCACATTGATTGAGATACCTGATGACCCCAAAGATATGGACCAGCAGCAACTCACTGAGGCATCTCCCGAGATCTCCAAAAACCTTAGGCGGTTCTCTCCAGGAATG TTGATAAAGCCAAGTCAAGTTGAGGCTGGCGGAGAGATAACGTGGAAATTCTCTCCTGTAAATGAAAGACTTCGGGCGGCGGCGAAACAAATTCCTAAGATGATGGACTTGACAGAAAATTCACTAGGGATTAAATCTTCTACTATTCGTCCTTGCTCTCTCGACAAG ACACAATGTCCTACATCAGGTATAACTTCCAAGGTCGAGCAATGGTTATCTTCACCCtcaaaaaaagtttccaaaagacCAACTTTTGCAGCAAATAGGGTCATGGAAAGGGTAAAACCTTCCGCAGATGGGGAGTTAGAAATTTTTAACACTTCTAGTAGTGGAAACAGTCCTTTCCAGACCCCACCGTCACTTTCATGCCCTCCCAACAAG CTTCCTAGTACTGTAACATGCAGTGCAGCTTGTGGATTAACGGGGGGTGGACAACATAAAAGG GCCTTGCTTGAATTGTTAGATCAAGTGGAGGATGTCATCTCAGCTGATGACAAAACAGCTAATGATGTGGGGACTGTGCTAGCCCAAGTTCGAGTTGAAGATGATAGCATGTGTTCTGTCGTTGACTACGCTGTAGATGAAGGGCCAACTCTACCAAAAAAGCATTCTTCGAGAAGTCCAGATAGCTATTTCCTTGTATTGGAG GTATCCGAGAAACGTGGTTTGGCGGGCTCATCTAGGGTTCAATGTCCTTATAAG GTTCTTCGCCTGCTAGACGAGCACACTGGAGTAGAATGCGCTTTGTATCTCTGGGATGAATG GTTTTACAGCACTGTATCACCAGGAGATTCAATCAATGTTATTGGAGAGTTTGATGGGGATGGCAAGTGTGACGTggaccatcaaaataatttcttGATTCTTCATCCTGACACCCTTATTGCTGGAACTAGG GTTGCAGCAAGTTTTGGTTGCCCAAGGCGAACCGTGCTAGATGAGAGGCTCAGATCCAATGAACACGCAGCAGCAGCCTTAGATGGAACCTTGCTGCACCAAGTTTTTCAG GCTGGTCTCACGCAAGAGTCTCCATCTGAAGAGGGTTTGCAGGAATATGCGAGCATagtgattaagaaaaatattgagAGCTTATATGCATGTGGAG TACATGAAAGAGATGTTAAAGCAACCTTATTTGGAGCAATCCCAAAAATGTTGGGTTGGATTCGTCATTTCAGATATCCGAAG GACTCAGGGATACCAACAGTTAATTTTGGTTCTAccattggagaaaaaaaagttaagatatCAGAG GTTATCGATATTGAGGAGATGTCATGGGCCCCTAAATATGGTCTGAAAGGGATGATTGATGCTTCAGTCAGAGTGATAGTTGAATCTGACATGAACACAGTAAATGAGAAGATAATGCCCCTTGAGTTTAAGTCTGGAAAAGCTCCTGGTGGTCAG TCATCAACGGAACATTCTGCACAGGTGATCTTGTACACGCTCCTGATGTCTGAGAG GTACCTGAAGCATATTGACAATGGCCTTCTATACTATCTTAAGTCAGAGCAGACACAT GGAATTTCTGTTCAAAGATCAGATTTGGTGGGTCTCATTATTCGTCGTAATGAACTTGCAAATGATATCCTTGTGGCGTCAACAACCCAACAACTGCCGCCAATGTTACGG AATCCCAACATGTGCGGGTACTGTCGCCATCTGGATGTTTGCACGATTTATCATAAG GCAGATGGTGGAAATGCAGAGAGTAGTGGACTTGGTGATGTATTTGACACACATGTTTCTCATCTTTCAAATTTGCATTTCAAATTCCTTCAACACTGGGACAGGCTGATTGACTTGGAAGCTAGAGAGATGCAG CTTCTACGGAAAGACATTGCGCATCCACATGGTTCAAAGGGCAGCCACTCAGCTAATTATCTTTCTTCTATGGTTCTTGACATGACAAACGGGTTTCCGCATCATAACACTCATAAAGAAACTAGATTCATCTATCGTTTTGTTCGTCAAAACTCATCAAACTCTAGAGAACGAGTACCCAGCGAAGATACAATTATGACTGGAACCCCTGCAACTGATGACCTGGATTCCAAACTTAGAACTGGAGATCGTGTG GTTCTTCGCACAGAATTCAGCCACCTGACAGTTGCAAATGGGATTATAGCAGATATTAGTCGCAATCATGTATCA GTTTCTTTATCCAAGCGATTACGTCTTCCTTGGAGCGAACCTTCTTCTGAGGCATCTAATCTCTCTCATGAGGTATGGAGAATTTACAAGGATGAATTCATGACATCATTTTCTGTTATGAG GTTCAATCTCATGCAGCTTTTCGTACAAAATGGACAGAGCATCAGGAAAATGATTGTGGATCTTGAG CCTCCTAGATTTGACAATGGATCTATACTGAGCCAGGATCCTGcaatatcatatatatggtCAGAAAAGAGTTTAAATAATGATCAGCGCCAAGCCATACTTAAG ATACTCACTGCAAAGGACTATGCGTTGATATTGGGAATGCCTGGGACGGGAAAAACCTCCACAATGGTCCATGCTGTGAAAGCTTTGTTGATCAGAGGTTCATCTATTCTGCTTGCATCTTACACAAACTCTGCTGTTGATAATCTACTTATCAAATTAAAAGCACAG GGAATTGAATTTCTACGTATTGGTAGAGATGAGGCTGTACACGAAGAAGTACGAGAAAGTTGCTTTTCAG CTATGGATATGTGCAGTGTCGAGgacatcaaaaacaaattggACCAGGTCAAAGTTGTGGCCTCTACTTGTTTGGGAATCAATAGTCCCTTGCTTGTGAATAGGCGGTTTGACGTATGCATTGTTGACGAAGCTGGCCAGATTGCACTCCCT GTTTCGATAGGACCCTTGCTGTTTGCTTCTACGTTTGTACTTGTTGGTGACCACTATCAACTACCGCCACTAGTGCAG AGTACCGAGGCTAGAGAGAATGGGATGGGAATAAGCTTGTTTCGCAGGTTATCAGAAGCCCATCCTCACGCAATTTCAGTGTTACAAAACCAG TACCGAATGTGTCGAGGTATTATGGAACTATCAAATGCCTTAATATATGGAGACAGATTATGCTGTGGTTCTGCTGAAGTAGCTAATGCCACACTTATGCTTCCCACTTCCAGTTCGACTTCATCATGGCTTAAAAAG GTTCTGGAGCCAACCAGAacagttttatttgttaatacAG ATATGCTGCGTGCTTTTGAAGCTAAGGATCAGAATGCGATCAACAATCCAGTTGAAGCTTCCATAATAGCTGAG ATTGTAGAGGAGCTAGTAAACAATGGAGTAGATGGTAAAGAGATTGGAATCATTACTCCTTATAACTCACAAGCGATCCTCATTCAACATGCCATTCCAACGACTTCTGTGGAGATACATACTATAGACAAGTATCAG GGAAGAGATAAAGACTGCATATTGGTATCTTTTGTGAGATCCCGGGAGAAACCAAGAAGCTCTGCATCCTCACTGCTCGGAGATTGGCATAGGATCAATGTTGCTTTGACTCGAGCAAAG AAAAAGTTGATAATGGTGGGATCACAAAGAACACTCTCAAGAGTTCCGCTGTTGATGCTTCTGTTGAACAAGGTTAAGGAGCAGTCAGGTATCTTGACTCTTTTGCCGGGGGATCTAAAACCATAA
- the LOC104755070 gene encoding DNA replication ATP-dependent helicase/nuclease DNA2-like isoform X2 translates to MPPRKKPKSSASKLNKESSANSSQPSSIQQLFRRHIQNSQSTSNSHTSTADHPVDQQNVNGLASDTAVLTPQNPLGTLIEIPDDPKDMDQQQLTEASPEISKNLRRFSPGMLIKPSQVEAGGEITWKFSPVNERLRAAAKQIPKMMDLTENSLGIKSSTIRPCSLDKTQCPTSGITSKVEQWLSSPSKKVSKRPTFAANRVMERVKPSADGELEIFNTSSSGNSPFQTPPSLSCPPNKLPSTVTCSAACGLTGGGQHKRALLELLDQVEDVISADDKTANDVGTVLAQVRVEDDSMCSVVDYAVDEGPTLPKKHSSRSPDSYFLVLEVSEKRGLAGSSRVQCPYKVLRLLDEHTGVECALYLWDEWFYSTVSPGDSINVIGEFDGDGKCDVDHQNNFLILHPDTLIAGTRVAASFGCPRRTVLDERLRSNEHAAAALDGTLLHQVFQAGLTQESPSEEGLQEYASIVIKKNIESLYACGVHERDVKATLFGAIPKMLGWIRHFRYPKDSGIPTVNFGSTIGEKKVKISEVIDIEEMSWAPKYGLKGMIDASVRVIVESDMNTVNEKIMPLEFKSGKAPGGQSSTEHSAQVILYTLLMSERYLKHIDNGLLYYLKSEQTHGISVQRSDLVGLIIRRNELANDILVASTTQQLPPMLRNPNMCGYCRHLDVCTIYHKADGGNAESSGLGDVFDTHVSHLSNLHFKFLQHWDRLIDLEAREMQLLRKDIAHPHGSKGSHSANYLSSMVLDMTNGFPHHNTHKETRFIYRFVRQNSSNSRERVPSEDTIMTGTPATDDLDSKLRTGDRVVLRTEFSHLTVANGIIADISRNHVSVSLSKRLRLPWSEPSSEASNLSHEVWRIYKDEFMTSFSVMRFNLMQLFVQNGQSIRKMIVDLEPPRFDNGSILSQDPAISYIWSEKSLNNDQRQAILKILTAKDYALILGMPGTGKTSTMVHAVKALLIRGSSILLASYTNSAVDNLLIKLKAQGIEFLRIGRDEAVHEEVRESCFSAMDMCSVEDIKNKLDQVKVVASTCLGINSPLLVNRRFDVCIVDEAGQIALPVSIGPLLFASTFVLVGDHYQLPPLVQSTEARENGMGISLFRRLSEAHPHAISVLQNQYRMCRGIMELSNALIYGDRLCCGSAEVANATLMLPTSSSTSSWLKKVLEPTRTVLFVNTDMLRAFEAKDQNAINNPVEASIIAEGRDKDCILVSFVRSREKPRSSASSLLGDWHRINVALTRAKKKLIMVGSQRTLSRVPLLMLLLNKVKEQSGILTLLPGDLKP, encoded by the exons ATGCCACCAAGAAAGAAGCCAAAGTCTTCAGCTTCGAAATTAAACAAAGAGTCTTCAGCCAATTCGTCACAACCTTCCAGCATCCAGCAGTTGTTCCGTCGACATATTCAGAACTCCCAATCGACTTCAAACTCTCATACCTCAACTGCTGACCACCCTGTTGATCAACAGAATGTGAATGGTCTTGCCTCTGACACCGCAGTTTTAACGCCTCAAAACCCTCTAGGCACATTGATTGAGATACCTGATGACCCCAAAGATATGGACCAGCAGCAACTCACTGAGGCATCTCCCGAGATCTCCAAAAACCTTAGGCGGTTCTCTCCAGGAATG TTGATAAAGCCAAGTCAAGTTGAGGCTGGCGGAGAGATAACGTGGAAATTCTCTCCTGTAAATGAAAGACTTCGGGCGGCGGCGAAACAAATTCCTAAGATGATGGACTTGACAGAAAATTCACTAGGGATTAAATCTTCTACTATTCGTCCTTGCTCTCTCGACAAG ACACAATGTCCTACATCAGGTATAACTTCCAAGGTCGAGCAATGGTTATCTTCACCCtcaaaaaaagtttccaaaagacCAACTTTTGCAGCAAATAGGGTCATGGAAAGGGTAAAACCTTCCGCAGATGGGGAGTTAGAAATTTTTAACACTTCTAGTAGTGGAAACAGTCCTTTCCAGACCCCACCGTCACTTTCATGCCCTCCCAACAAG CTTCCTAGTACTGTAACATGCAGTGCAGCTTGTGGATTAACGGGGGGTGGACAACATAAAAGG GCCTTGCTTGAATTGTTAGATCAAGTGGAGGATGTCATCTCAGCTGATGACAAAACAGCTAATGATGTGGGGACTGTGCTAGCCCAAGTTCGAGTTGAAGATGATAGCATGTGTTCTGTCGTTGACTACGCTGTAGATGAAGGGCCAACTCTACCAAAAAAGCATTCTTCGAGAAGTCCAGATAGCTATTTCCTTGTATTGGAG GTATCCGAGAAACGTGGTTTGGCGGGCTCATCTAGGGTTCAATGTCCTTATAAG GTTCTTCGCCTGCTAGACGAGCACACTGGAGTAGAATGCGCTTTGTATCTCTGGGATGAATG GTTTTACAGCACTGTATCACCAGGAGATTCAATCAATGTTATTGGAGAGTTTGATGGGGATGGCAAGTGTGACGTggaccatcaaaataatttcttGATTCTTCATCCTGACACCCTTATTGCTGGAACTAGG GTTGCAGCAAGTTTTGGTTGCCCAAGGCGAACCGTGCTAGATGAGAGGCTCAGATCCAATGAACACGCAGCAGCAGCCTTAGATGGAACCTTGCTGCACCAAGTTTTTCAG GCTGGTCTCACGCAAGAGTCTCCATCTGAAGAGGGTTTGCAGGAATATGCGAGCATagtgattaagaaaaatattgagAGCTTATATGCATGTGGAG TACATGAAAGAGATGTTAAAGCAACCTTATTTGGAGCAATCCCAAAAATGTTGGGTTGGATTCGTCATTTCAGATATCCGAAG GACTCAGGGATACCAACAGTTAATTTTGGTTCTAccattggagaaaaaaaagttaagatatCAGAG GTTATCGATATTGAGGAGATGTCATGGGCCCCTAAATATGGTCTGAAAGGGATGATTGATGCTTCAGTCAGAGTGATAGTTGAATCTGACATGAACACAGTAAATGAGAAGATAATGCCCCTTGAGTTTAAGTCTGGAAAAGCTCCTGGTGGTCAG TCATCAACGGAACATTCTGCACAGGTGATCTTGTACACGCTCCTGATGTCTGAGAG GTACCTGAAGCATATTGACAATGGCCTTCTATACTATCTTAAGTCAGAGCAGACACAT GGAATTTCTGTTCAAAGATCAGATTTGGTGGGTCTCATTATTCGTCGTAATGAACTTGCAAATGATATCCTTGTGGCGTCAACAACCCAACAACTGCCGCCAATGTTACGG AATCCCAACATGTGCGGGTACTGTCGCCATCTGGATGTTTGCACGATTTATCATAAG GCAGATGGTGGAAATGCAGAGAGTAGTGGACTTGGTGATGTATTTGACACACATGTTTCTCATCTTTCAAATTTGCATTTCAAATTCCTTCAACACTGGGACAGGCTGATTGACTTGGAAGCTAGAGAGATGCAG CTTCTACGGAAAGACATTGCGCATCCACATGGTTCAAAGGGCAGCCACTCAGCTAATTATCTTTCTTCTATGGTTCTTGACATGACAAACGGGTTTCCGCATCATAACACTCATAAAGAAACTAGATTCATCTATCGTTTTGTTCGTCAAAACTCATCAAACTCTAGAGAACGAGTACCCAGCGAAGATACAATTATGACTGGAACCCCTGCAACTGATGACCTGGATTCCAAACTTAGAACTGGAGATCGTGTG GTTCTTCGCACAGAATTCAGCCACCTGACAGTTGCAAATGGGATTATAGCAGATATTAGTCGCAATCATGTATCA GTTTCTTTATCCAAGCGATTACGTCTTCCTTGGAGCGAACCTTCTTCTGAGGCATCTAATCTCTCTCATGAGGTATGGAGAATTTACAAGGATGAATTCATGACATCATTTTCTGTTATGAG GTTCAATCTCATGCAGCTTTTCGTACAAAATGGACAGAGCATCAGGAAAATGATTGTGGATCTTGAG CCTCCTAGATTTGACAATGGATCTATACTGAGCCAGGATCCTGcaatatcatatatatggtCAGAAAAGAGTTTAAATAATGATCAGCGCCAAGCCATACTTAAG ATACTCACTGCAAAGGACTATGCGTTGATATTGGGAATGCCTGGGACGGGAAAAACCTCCACAATGGTCCATGCTGTGAAAGCTTTGTTGATCAGAGGTTCATCTATTCTGCTTGCATCTTACACAAACTCTGCTGTTGATAATCTACTTATCAAATTAAAAGCACAG GGAATTGAATTTCTACGTATTGGTAGAGATGAGGCTGTACACGAAGAAGTACGAGAAAGTTGCTTTTCAG CTATGGATATGTGCAGTGTCGAGgacatcaaaaacaaattggACCAGGTCAAAGTTGTGGCCTCTACTTGTTTGGGAATCAATAGTCCCTTGCTTGTGAATAGGCGGTTTGACGTATGCATTGTTGACGAAGCTGGCCAGATTGCACTCCCT GTTTCGATAGGACCCTTGCTGTTTGCTTCTACGTTTGTACTTGTTGGTGACCACTATCAACTACCGCCACTAGTGCAG AGTACCGAGGCTAGAGAGAATGGGATGGGAATAAGCTTGTTTCGCAGGTTATCAGAAGCCCATCCTCACGCAATTTCAGTGTTACAAAACCAG TACCGAATGTGTCGAGGTATTATGGAACTATCAAATGCCTTAATATATGGAGACAGATTATGCTGTGGTTCTGCTGAAGTAGCTAATGCCACACTTATGCTTCCCACTTCCAGTTCGACTTCATCATGGCTTAAAAAG GTTCTGGAGCCAACCAGAacagttttatttgttaatacAG ATATGCTGCGTGCTTTTGAAGCTAAGGATCAGAATGCGATCAACAATCCAGTTGAAGCTTCCATAATAGCTGAG GGAAGAGATAAAGACTGCATATTGGTATCTTTTGTGAGATCCCGGGAGAAACCAAGAAGCTCTGCATCCTCACTGCTCGGAGATTGGCATAGGATCAATGTTGCTTTGACTCGAGCAAAG AAAAAGTTGATAATGGTGGGATCACAAAGAACACTCTCAAGAGTTCCGCTGTTGATGCTTCTGTTGAACAAGGTTAAGGAGCAGTCAGGTATCTTGACTCTTTTGCCGGGGGATCTAAAACCATAA